A section of the Budorcas taxicolor isolate Tak-1 chromosome 17, Takin1.1, whole genome shotgun sequence genome encodes:
- the YDJC gene encoding carbohydrate deacetylase: protein MARLRVRMVVTADDFGYCPRRDEGIVEAFLAGAVTSVSLLVNGSAAESAAELARRHQIPTGLHANLSEGRPVGPARHGASSLIGSEGFFLGKMGFRRAVAAGEVILAQVREELEAQLSRFRELLGRDPTHVDGHQHVHVLPGVCRVFAEALQACGVLFTRLPLERGVDGCAWLEAPARAFAGAVEQDARAAIGPFVHHGLRWTDVFVGLSTCGRNMSTHRVLEALTRALEGTPTGQAVTAELMAHPGYPSVPPLGGCGEGPDAFSCSLDRLHELRVLTAPALRAQLARDGVQLCTLEDLDRKRPREGAPSKAARETLLEPSPP from the exons ATGGCCCGGCTTCGCGTGCGGATGGTGGTCACGGCAGACGACTTTGGCTACTGCCCGCGGCGCGACGAGGGCATCGTGGAAGCCTTCCTGGCCGGGGCTGTGACCAGCGTGTCCCTGCTGGTCAACGGTTCGGCCGCCGAGAGCGCGGCTGAACTGGCCCGCAG GCACCAGATCCCCACGGGCCTCCACGCCAACCTGTCCGAGGGCCGCCCCGTGGGCCCGGCCCGCCACGGCGCCTCTTCGCTGATCGGCTCCGAGGGCTTCTTCCTCGGCAAGATGGGATTCCGGCGGGCGGTGGCGGCTGGAGAAGTGATCTTGGCCCAG GTGCGAGAAGAGCTGGAGGCCCAGCTGAGCCGCTTCCGGGAGTTACTGGGCAGGGACCCTACTCACGTGGACGGCCACCAGCACGTGCACGTGCTCCCAG GCGTGTGCCGGGTGTTCGCCGAAGCCCTGCAGGCCTGCGGAGTGCTCTTCACTAGGCTGCCCCTGGAGCGCGGGGTGGACGGCTGCGCGTGGCTGGAGGCCCCAGCGCGCGCCTTTGCCGGCGCCGTGGAGCAAGACGCCCGCGCTGCCATCGGTCCCTTTGTCCACCATGGCCTTCG GTGGACCGACGTCTTCGTGGGCTTGAGCACCTGCGGCCGGAACATGTCCACGCACCGAGTGCTGGAGGCACTGACTCGGGCCCTGGAAGGCACGCCCACTGGCCAGGCAGTGACGGCCGAGCTGATGGCACACCCCGGCTACCCGAGTGTGCCTCCACTTGGGGGCTGCGGGGAGGGCCCCGACGCCTTCTCCTGCTCTTTGGATCGCCTGCATGAGCTGCGTGTCCTCACGGCGCCCGCACTGCGGGCTCAGCTTGCCCGGGATGGCGTGCAGCTCTGCACTCTGGAAGACCTAGACCGaaagaggcccagagaaggggccCCCAGCAAAGCCGCTCGGGAAACCCTTCTGGAGCCCTCCCCACCGTGA